The following proteins are encoded in a genomic region of Bacillota bacterium:
- a CDS encoding zinc ribbon domain-containing protein, which produces MPTYEYECSECGRFQYSQRITEPALEACPTCGKPVRRLISRNVGIIFKGPGFYCTDYRSKEEKRRFKEEETGKEAGKETGKEPAPAKTKSSSG; this is translated from the coding sequence GTGCCGACTTACGAGTACGAATGCAGTGAATGCGGCCGCTTTCAATATTCCCAGCGGATCACCGAACCCGCGCTGGAAGCCTGCCCGACCTGCGGAAAACCCGTCCGGAGGTTGATCTCCCGCAACGTGGGGATTATTTTCAAGGGCCCGGGCTTTTACTGCACCGATTACCGGAGCAAGGAGGAAAAGCGCAGGTTCAAAGAAGAAGAAACCGGAAAAGAGGCCGGGAAAGAGACCGGGAAAGAGCCGGCCCCGGCAAAAACAAAATCCTCTTCGGGTTGA
- a CDS encoding flagellar motor protein, which produces MDITTWTGLAIGFAALILAFVLEGGTIGSLFSHTAALIVVGGTIGATVLSFSLEELKTIPALLKTAFQERRYNSIHLIQELVRLADHARREGLLSLEQYLPEIKDPFIKLGLQLVIDGTEATLLRDLLETEIYCMEERHQNGIAIFEAAGGYAPTMGIIGTVMGLVHVLGNMERPEDLGPAIAVAFIATLYGVSTANLIWLPIAAKLKNKSKKERLYRELALEGILAIHAGENPAFIREKLRVFLDQKSRALEEKERRE; this is translated from the coding sequence ATGGATATCACAACCTGGACGGGACTGGCAATCGGCTTTGCAGCGCTGATTCTGGCTTTTGTCCTCGAAGGAGGAACCATTGGCTCCCTGTTCTCCCACACGGCGGCGCTGATCGTGGTGGGGGGAACAATCGGGGCCACGGTTCTTTCTTTTTCCCTGGAGGAACTAAAAACAATCCCCGCCCTTTTAAAAACAGCCTTTCAGGAACGCCGCTACAACTCTATCCATCTGATTCAGGAACTGGTGCGCCTCGCCGACCACGCCCGGCGGGAGGGGCTCCTCAGCCTCGAGCAGTACCTCCCCGAAATCAAAGACCCCTTCATCAAGCTGGGGCTCCAGCTGGTGATTGACGGCACCGAGGCCACACTGCTGCGGGATCTCCTGGAGACGGAAATCTACTGCATGGAGGAGCGCCACCAGAACGGGATTGCCATCTTTGAAGCTGCCGGGGGGTACGCACCGACAATGGGGATTATCGGAACCGTGATGGGGCTCGTCCACGTCCTGGGCAACATGGAAAGGCCCGAGGACCTGGGCCCCGCCATTGCGGTGGCCTTCATCGCCACCCTCTACGGGGTCAGCACCGCAAATCTGATCTGGCTTCCCATCGCGGCGAAGCTCAAAAATAAAAGCAAAAAGGAAAGGCTCTACCGGGAGCTGGCACTGGAGGGGATTCTTGCGATTCATGCCGGGGAGAACCCGGCCTTCATCCGGGAGAAGCTCCGGGTCTTCCTCGACCAGAAGAGCCGGGCTTTAGAGGAAAAGGAGAGGAGGGAGTAG
- a CDS encoding OmpA family protein, translated as MRRRSQENSGGEKGPSMERWLLTYADMITLLMIFFILMYVMSSINMQKFRALAAALNVALKGEPTGIFREGGPSFMPGEGEEASQMANVQRELEAYLEKQNLANLVTIREEERGLVVSFQETVLFPRGSATLTPEARRIIAQVGAILKDLPNYIRVEGHTDNLPINTPQFPSNWELSSARATNVVRELIAASQIPPARLSATGYGEYRPRYPNDSEAHRQLNRRVDILILRTMYGEVEPSSRKKPTP; from the coding sequence ATGCGGCGCCGCAGCCAGGAAAACAGCGGCGGTGAAAAGGGGCCGAGCATGGAGCGCTGGCTTTTAACCTACGCCGACATGATCACCCTTCTCATGATCTTCTTCATCCTCATGTACGTGATGAGCAGCATCAATATGCAGAAGTTCCGCGCCCTCGCCGCGGCTTTAAACGTCGCCCTCAAGGGGGAACCGACCGGAATTTTCCGGGAGGGAGGCCCGTCCTTTATGCCGGGTGAAGGGGAAGAGGCCAGCCAGATGGCCAATGTTCAAAGAGAACTGGAGGCTTATCTTGAAAAACAAAACCTCGCCAACCTGGTGACGATCCGCGAGGAGGAACGGGGGCTCGTAGTGAGTTTCCAGGAAACGGTGCTCTTCCCCCGGGGTTCGGCCACCCTGACCCCTGAAGCCCGCAGGATTATCGCCCAGGTGGGGGCAATCTTGAAGGACCTGCCCAACTACATCAGGGTGGAGGGGCACACCGACAACCTCCCCATCAACACCCCCCAGTTCCCCTCCAACTGGGAGCTTTCCTCGGCGCGGGCCACCAACGTGGTCCGGGAGCTGATCGCCGCCAGCCAGATTCCCCCCGCCCGCCTCTCCGCCACCGGGTACGGGGAGTACCGGCCGCGCTACCCCAACGACTCCGAAGCCCACCGCCAGCTGAACCGGAGGGTGGACATTCTCATCCTCCGGACGATGTACGGAGAGGTGGAGCCCTCTTCCCGGAAAAAACCTACTCCTTAA
- a CDS encoding Fic family protein, whose protein sequence is MSVNLQQMLTEISLLKEKLGSFRPLSPAEASRLREYFLVEWTHHSTALEGNTLDLRETRLVLLDGLTVGGKTLREHLEVVDHRDAVERLENVVKDRLPLSEGLIREVHRLVLKSTCPEEAGAYRRGAVRIAGSRHVPPPGSDVPALVREMVETYSTMESEHPVERAAWLHWRLVWVHPFVDGNGRTARLLMNFSLMRDGYPPAVIRKQDRERYLEALEAASLEGNMVPFVQLVAGKVKESLELYLSVAGQEPQPDESSRETQKAKGKSRIRP, encoded by the coding sequence ATGAGCGTAAACCTGCAACAGATGTTGACCGAAATCTCTCTCCTGAAAGAAAAGCTCGGTAGCTTCCGGCCGTTGTCGCCGGCCGAGGCTTCCCGGTTGCGGGAGTACTTTCTGGTGGAGTGGACGCACCACTCGACGGCGCTTGAAGGCAACACGCTTGACCTGCGAGAAACGCGGCTGGTGCTGCTCGACGGCCTGACGGTCGGCGGAAAGACCCTGCGGGAGCACCTGGAAGTCGTCGACCACCGGGACGCGGTGGAGCGGCTGGAAAACGTGGTGAAAGACCGGCTGCCTTTGAGCGAAGGTCTGATCCGGGAAGTTCACCGTTTGGTGTTGAAGTCCACTTGCCCCGAAGAAGCTGGAGCATACCGGCGCGGCGCGGTGCGCATAGCGGGCAGCCGGCACGTGCCTCCGCCCGGAAGCGATGTGCCCGCCCTCGTCCGGGAAATGGTTGAGACTTACAGCACCATGGAAAGCGAGCACCCGGTAGAACGGGCGGCCTGGCTGCACTGGCGGCTGGTCTGGGTGCACCCGTTCGTCGACGGCAACGGCCGCACGGCGAGATTGCTGATGAACTTCTCGCTGATGCGGGACGGGTATCCGCCGGCAGTGATCAGGAAACAGGACCGGGAAAGGTACCTGGAGGCGCTGGAGGCGGCGTCTCTGGAGGGAAACATGGTGCCTTTTGTGCAGCTGGTTGCCGGGAAGGTGAAGGAGAGCCTGGAGCTTTACCTGAGCGTTGCGGGCCAGGAACCGCAACCGGATGAGAGCAGCCGGGAAACCCAGAAGGCGAAAGGGAAAAGCAGGATCAGGCCGTAG
- a CDS encoding NifU family protein, whose amino-acid sequence MREKVEAVLSKIRPYLQRDGGDVELVDVDDQGVVKVRLKGACGGUGMAIVTLKQGIERSLKQEIPEVTQVVAVR is encoded by the coding sequence ATGCGGGAGAAGGTGGAGGCCGTCCTCAGCAAGATCCGCCCCTACCTCCAGCGGGATGGCGGGGATGTCGAGCTTGTGGATGTGGACGACCAGGGTGTGGTCAAGGTCCGCCTGAAGGGTGCGTGCGGGGGCTGAGGGATGGCGATTGTCACCCTGAAGCAGGGGATTGAGCGGTCGCTCAAGCAGGAAATCCCGGAAGTCACCCAGGTTGTTGCCGTGCGCTGA
- the galU gene encoding UTP--glucose-1-phosphate uridylyltransferase GalU: MKKSGRVRKAIIPAAGWGTRFLPATKAQPKEMIPVVDKPAIQYIVEEAVASGIEDIIIVTGKNKRAIEDHFDRALELEAVLSEKGEEELLRLVRDISNLADIHYVRQKEARGLGHAVYCARKFVGKEPFAVLLGDDLIDGEVPCLRQLLDVYEELHCSVLAVQKVARAEVKRYGIIKPAADTASSRLIKVEDLVEKPAPEEAPSQYAVIGRYIITPEIFEILKTIPPGAGGEIQLTDALRELVKIQPVYGYLFRGVRYDVGDKLGFLQATVKLALTHPELASGFRRFLVEVVNDASQGAMEEVASSKI; the protein is encoded by the coding sequence GTGAAAAAGAGTGGTAGGGTCAGGAAGGCGATCATACCTGCTGCAGGCTGGGGGACCCGCTTTCTTCCCGCAACCAAGGCCCAGCCGAAGGAAATGATTCCTGTTGTGGACAAGCCGGCGATCCAGTACATCGTTGAGGAAGCGGTCGCCTCGGGAATTGAGGATATTATCATTGTGACGGGGAAAAATAAGCGCGCCATTGAAGATCACTTTGACCGCGCCCTGGAGCTGGAAGCTGTTCTCAGCGAAAAAGGGGAGGAGGAGCTGCTCCGGCTGGTGAGGGATATTTCCAACCTGGCGGATATCCACTACGTGCGCCAGAAAGAGGCGCGCGGCCTTGGCCATGCGGTCTACTGCGCCCGGAAGTTTGTGGGGAAGGAGCCCTTTGCGGTCTTGCTGGGAGATGACCTGATCGACGGGGAAGTCCCCTGTCTCCGCCAGCTGCTTGACGTTTACGAGGAGCTTCACTGTTCGGTGCTGGCCGTGCAAAAGGTGGCGCGCGCGGAGGTAAAGAGGTATGGTATAATAAAGCCGGCGGCCGATACTGCTTCGTCACGGCTCATTAAGGTTGAGGATCTCGTGGAGAAGCCGGCACCCGAGGAGGCCCCCTCCCAGTATGCGGTGATCGGGCGCTACATCATCACCCCGGAAATTTTTGAGATTCTCAAGACCATTCCCCCGGGAGCCGGGGGGGAAATTCAGCTGACCGATGCCCTCAGGGAACTGGTAAAAATACAGCCGGTTTATGGTTACCTCTTTCGCGGGGTAAGATATGACGTGGGGGATAAGCTCGGGTTCCTGCAGGCAACGGTGAAGCTGGCTTTAACGCATCCGGAACTGGCTTCGGGTTTTCGCCGCTTTCTCGTGGAGGTGGTGAACGATGCCTCCCAGGGAGCCATGGAGGAAGTGGCAAGCTCTAAAATTTAA
- a CDS encoding glycosyltransferase, which yields MGRTFRLEDYEVYLDPGARAALRSCRERLRGVLIQHINSTALGGGVAEILSSLVPLMRAAGLACTWSVLQGEEDFFRATKTFHNALHGQKVELTPALVRAYLNGIQANLDLVDLNADFVVVHDLQPLGLVARRADSRACWIWYCHIDPTRAERRVWRFLRDYVEQFDLAVFHLPEYLRADLRVPQHTMPPGIDPLSEKNRELSPHEQEEVLARLGITLDRPVVLQVSRFDRLKDPLGVIAAFRAARCGLAAQLVLAGGSAADDPEAAGVLAEVREAASGDPEIRVLPLDPESNLEINALQRTAAVVVQKSLREGFGLTVTEALWKARPVVGSAVGGIRYQIQHGRTGLLVRSVAEAAAAIRKLLENQAFARRLGESGRERVREHFLLPVYLLNWLKLLWALKTREETSCQEWRN from the coding sequence ATGGGGCGTACCTTTCGGTTGGAGGATTATGAAGTTTATCTGGACCCGGGCGCGCGGGCGGCTTTGCGGAGCTGCCGGGAGCGGCTTCGGGGGGTTTTGATCCAGCACATCAATTCCACGGCCCTTGGAGGGGGGGTTGCCGAGATTCTGAGCAGCCTCGTCCCCCTTATGAGGGCGGCGGGGCTTGCCTGCACGTGGTCGGTCCTCCAGGGAGAGGAGGATTTCTTCCGCGCCACAAAGACCTTTCACAACGCTCTCCACGGGCAGAAGGTGGAGCTGACGCCTGCCCTTGTCAGGGCTTATCTCAATGGGATTCAGGCGAACCTCGATCTGGTGGACCTGAACGCCGATTTCGTTGTCGTTCACGATCTCCAGCCCCTGGGTCTGGTGGCGCGGCGGGCAGATTCCCGCGCCTGCTGGATCTGGTACTGCCATATCGACCCCACCAGGGCGGAGCGGCGGGTCTGGCGGTTTCTCCGGGACTACGTCGAGCAGTTCGACCTTGCGGTCTTTCATCTGCCGGAATATCTCCGTGCCGACCTCCGCGTTCCCCAGCACACCATGCCGCCGGGGATCGATCCCTTGAGCGAGAAGAACAGGGAGTTGAGCCCCCATGAGCAGGAAGAGGTTCTGGCGCGGCTGGGGATCACCCTGGACCGCCCGGTTGTCTTGCAGGTGTCCCGCTTCGACCGTTTAAAGGATCCCCTGGGAGTGATCGCGGCTTTCCGGGCCGCCCGTTGCGGCCTCGCCGCCCAGCTGGTGCTGGCAGGGGGGAGCGCGGCGGACGACCCCGAGGCCGCCGGGGTCCTGGCCGAGGTCCGGGAAGCCGCCTCCGGTGACCCCGAGATCAGGGTGCTTCCCCTGGATCCGGAGAGCAATTTGGAAATCAACGCCCTCCAGCGCACTGCCGCCGTGGTGGTGCAGAAGTCGCTCAGGGAGGGTTTCGGGCTTACCGTAACGGAGGCGCTCTGGAAGGCGCGCCCTGTGGTGGGGAGCGCCGTAGGCGGAATTCGGTACCAGATTCAGCACGGACGCACCGGGCTGCTGGTCCGCAGCGTTGCCGAGGCTGCCGCGGCGATCCGGAAGCTCTTGGAGAACCAGGCTTTCGCACGACGGCTGGGAGAATCCGGCAGGGAACGGGTGAGAGAGCATTTTCTTTTGCCGGTTTACCTTCTGAACTGGTTGAAACTGCTCTGGGCTTTGAAAACACGAGAGGAAACCTCTTGCCAGGAGTGGAGAAACTAA
- the otsB gene encoding trehalose-phosphatase — protein sequence MMLNPAQARARLRKLIRGEERVFLFLDYDGTLVPLAATPGEARPSGPLLDLLARLCTCPGLRVAVVSGRGIADLEKLLPVRGLYLAGVHGLVIRYPDGEEVWREDRAGDAKKRVEELARKLEPLLEGKKGFLLENKSAALALHYRLASPREAVEVVRRICEEARPLLREAGFVLRTGKKVVEFCPARANKGEGVDFLLSGWRGAFPVYLGDDETDEDAFRAVAEKGAGVLVSGRPRETAARYRLAGPGDVALFLAEVLQDRSPDG from the coding sequence ATGATGCTAAACCCGGCGCAGGCTCGCGCCCGGCTGCGGAAATTGATCCGGGGGGAGGAGCGCGTTTTCCTCTTTTTAGACTACGATGGGACGCTCGTTCCTTTGGCTGCGACCCCGGGCGAGGCCCGGCCTTCCGGCCCCCTGCTGGATCTCCTCGCCAGGCTCTGCACCTGCCCCGGGCTGCGCGTCGCTGTGGTCAGCGGGCGGGGGATCGCCGATCTGGAAAAGCTCCTGCCGGTGCGCGGTCTTTACCTGGCAGGGGTGCACGGGCTGGTGATCAGGTACCCCGACGGAGAGGAGGTCTGGCGGGAGGACCGGGCGGGAGACGCGAAGAAGCGGGTAGAAGAACTGGCCAGAAAACTGGAGCCGCTTCTGGAAGGAAAAAAGGGTTTTCTCCTCGAAAATAAAAGTGCCGCGTTAGCCCTGCACTACCGTCTGGCCTCCCCCCGGGAGGCGGTGGAGGTGGTGCGCCGGATTTGCGAAGAGGCCCGGCCGCTGCTTCGTGAGGCAGGGTTTGTTTTGAGAACCGGAAAAAAGGTGGTGGAGTTTTGTCCTGCCCGGGCAAACAAGGGGGAGGGTGTGGATTTTTTGCTTTCCGGCTGGCGGGGGGCCTTTCCCGTTTACCTGGGAGACGATGAAACCGATGAAGACGCATTTCGTGCTGTTGCGGAAAAAGGAGCCGGCGTTCTCGTCTCCGGGCGCCCGCGGGAGACTGCGGCGCGGTACCGGCTGGCCGGCCCCGGCGATGTTGCCCTTTTTCTTGCGGAAGTGCTGCAGGATCGGAGCCCGGATGGTTGA
- a CDS encoding trehalose-6-phosphate synthase, giving the protein MERELKSLEWLKGTRVVLVSNRASVVLQETSQGLKGERASGGLVSALEPLAAAAQGVWVAWGGRSGRDFPGARIGVPPGHPRYTLREVILTPEEVEGYYHVFANRVLWPLCHYFLEKCSYSPEAWVCYRNVNEKFAEIACEEAAAGGLIWVHDYHLALVPGFIRKRNARARIGFFWHIPFPHPDFFCILPQAEEILAGLLGSDLLGFHVPRYCRNFLDAVELVLGARVDRERGAVYWEGRRVLVRSLPVGVDYEAFAGIARRPEVRTRARQLKELLGTEYLALGVDRLDYTKGIKERLLGIELFFEEHPSYCGRLTYVQIAVPTRSGVAEYRSLRREVEEIVGRVNGRFGKPGWTPVVYLYRAFARPELVAYYLAADLLLVTPLRDGLNLVAKEYVASRAGSGVLILSPFAGAAEELAAALLVNPYHPEEISDCIKYALEMPEAEKAERMEALYSVVARHDVLWWIDSFLTLWRTGGAEPVLKVFRGRQGSGFRFPLKTAGARERGQEAKAALGAFWSGEAKEKESF; this is encoded by the coding sequence ATGGAAAGGGAGCTGAAGAGCCTGGAATGGCTGAAAGGCACAAGAGTTGTGCTGGTTTCCAACCGTGCCTCGGTCGTCTTGCAGGAGACATCCCAGGGCCTCAAAGGGGAAAGAGCTTCGGGCGGCCTGGTGTCCGCTCTGGAGCCCCTTGCGGCCGCCGCGCAGGGTGTCTGGGTTGCCTGGGGAGGGCGCTCCGGACGGGATTTTCCCGGAGCAAGAATTGGTGTTCCTCCGGGTCACCCCCGTTATACTTTACGGGAAGTCATTCTGACTCCGGAAGAGGTTGAAGGTTACTACCATGTCTTCGCAAACAGGGTTCTCTGGCCTTTATGCCATTACTTTTTGGAGAAATGCAGCTACAGCCCGGAGGCCTGGGTCTGCTACCGGAATGTCAACGAAAAGTTTGCCGAAATCGCCTGTGAGGAGGCTGCAGCAGGAGGGCTCATCTGGGTGCACGATTACCACCTGGCCCTCGTCCCCGGATTTATCCGGAAAAGAAACGCACGCGCCAGGATCGGATTCTTCTGGCATATTCCCTTCCCCCATCCCGATTTCTTCTGCATCCTTCCCCAGGCAGAGGAGATTCTCGCCGGGCTTCTGGGGAGCGACCTGCTCGGTTTTCACGTTCCGAGGTACTGCCGCAACTTTCTGGACGCGGTGGAGCTGGTCCTGGGGGCGCGGGTTGACCGGGAGAGGGGCGCCGTCTACTGGGAGGGGCGCAGGGTTCTCGTCCGGAGCCTCCCTGTTGGTGTTGATTATGAGGCTTTTGCGGGGATCGCCCGGAGGCCTGAAGTGCGGACCCGGGCGCGCCAGCTTAAGGAGCTGCTCGGCACCGAATACCTGGCCCTGGGTGTCGACCGCCTGGATTACACCAAGGGGATCAAGGAGAGGCTGCTGGGGATCGAGCTTTTCTTCGAGGAGCATCCCTCCTACTGCGGCCGCCTGACCTATGTCCAGATTGCCGTGCCCACCCGTTCCGGTGTTGCGGAATACCGGAGCCTCCGGCGCGAGGTGGAGGAAATTGTGGGCCGGGTGAACGGGCGGTTTGGAAAACCGGGCTGGACGCCGGTTGTTTACCTTTACCGGGCCTTCGCGCGCCCCGAACTGGTTGCCTACTACCTGGCCGCAGATCTTCTTCTCGTTACACCCCTCCGGGACGGGCTGAACCTCGTTGCCAAGGAATATGTGGCAAGCCGGGCAGGGAGCGGGGTCCTCATCTTGAGCCCCTTTGCAGGAGCGGCCGAGGAGCTTGCGGCTGCGCTTCTGGTCAATCCTTACCATCCGGAGGAGATCAGCGACTGCATTAAGTACGCGCTGGAGATGCCTGAGGCGGAGAAGGCGGAGCGGATGGAGGCTCTTTACAGCGTTGTTGCCCGCCACGATGTTTTATGGTGGATCGACAGCTTCCTCACTCTCTGGAGAACCGGAGGCGCGGAGCCGGTCCTGAAGGTGTTCCGGGGCAGGCAGGGGAGCGGGTTCCGGTTCCCGCTGAAGACCGCCGGTGCCAGAGAGCGGGGACAGGAGGCGAAGGCCGCTCTGGGTGCTTTTTGGAGCGGCGAAGCAAAGGAGAAGGAAAGTTTTTAA
- a CDS encoding amylo-alpha-1,6-glucosidase, whose product MDIWRISPQEIQPVTEVLKEGEVFLVSLPSGEITRENRAGLGLYYMDTRFLSCLEVYLAGTKPVFLSGITRGSHFSQIETTNSEIKTPEGAVIPLQTLHLRTLRVLKHSLYQRMRFVSFAPCPVSIRVRFVFCADFADIFEVRGARRAARGSYDPLTIRPDGFLFSYLGRDQIRRSTLVAFSPAPAQIWSEEGHGIAEFELNLPPQKKRYIFLQVTPFIERPGEKAQAPGVFGYWPGSPRELDNIEIAFPRAAYELEKSYAEWRRECTSFTSDNGHFNQMVSRAVTDLRALMTDYAGMGRIVDAGIPWYATPFGRDALITSWETLILNPEIAKDSLRFLAGYQGQKIDSWREERPGKIFHEIRRGEMACAEEVPHTPYYGSVDATLWFVILLAEVYYWTGDQEFLEEMAGPLYKCLDWYRKYGDLDGDGYVEYLRESEHGLTNQGWKDSWDGVVDKDGSIPRGPLALVEVQAYLYLALRYAADLMFVLGDYREGAKLHQEASRVRDNFLRDFWLQDEGFLAFCLDYRKRPLKTIVSNAGQCLFTGILPAPQAEQVAHRLFAPDLYSGWGIRTMSAAEKAYNPMSYHNGSVWPHDNAIIAQGLRRYGQFALLDQLLTDVFEAALFFPYYRLPELFCGFARREVGGPVRYPTSCDPQAWAVGSIFLFLRAMLGLSCREKEVRVGKPFLPKWLNELYVQNLAVGSGRVDLEFARSRGKTFCNVIRCEGDIKVTIQP is encoded by the coding sequence CTGGACATCTGGCGGATTTCACCCCAGGAGATTCAGCCCGTCACCGAGGTCCTGAAGGAAGGTGAGGTTTTTCTCGTTTCCCTGCCAAGCGGGGAAATCACCCGGGAGAACCGCGCCGGCCTGGGCCTCTACTACATGGATACCAGATTCTTGAGCTGTCTCGAGGTTTACCTGGCGGGTACGAAGCCTGTTTTCCTCTCCGGCATCACCCGGGGAAGCCACTTTTCCCAGATCGAGACGACGAACAGCGAGATTAAAACTCCGGAGGGGGCGGTGATTCCCCTGCAGACGCTCCACCTCAGGACCCTCCGGGTTTTGAAGCACAGCCTGTACCAGCGCATGCGCTTTGTAAGCTTCGCGCCCTGCCCCGTTTCGATCCGCGTGCGCTTCGTCTTCTGTGCCGACTTTGCCGATATCTTTGAGGTCAGGGGGGCGCGCCGGGCGGCGCGGGGCAGCTATGACCCCTTAACGATCCGGCCCGATGGCTTCCTTTTTTCCTACCTGGGCAGAGACCAGATCCGGCGCTCCACTCTTGTTGCTTTTTCTCCCGCGCCGGCTCAAATCTGGTCTGAGGAGGGCCACGGGATCGCCGAGTTTGAGCTGAACCTCCCTCCCCAGAAAAAGCGCTACATTTTTCTCCAGGTGACCCCTTTTATCGAGCGGCCCGGGGAAAAGGCGCAGGCGCCCGGGGTTTTCGGCTACTGGCCGGGCAGCCCGCGGGAGCTGGACAACATCGAGATCGCCTTCCCCAGGGCCGCCTATGAACTGGAGAAGAGCTATGCGGAGTGGCGCCGGGAGTGCACCTCCTTCACATCGGACAACGGCCATTTCAACCAGATGGTCAGCCGGGCCGTAACCGACCTGCGGGCCTTGATGACAGATTACGCCGGAATGGGGCGGATTGTGGATGCAGGCATCCCCTGGTACGCCACTCCTTTTGGGCGGGATGCCCTGATCACCTCCTGGGAAACTCTGATTCTCAATCCCGAGATCGCGAAGGACTCCCTCCGCTTTCTGGCCGGCTACCAGGGGCAGAAAATCGATTCCTGGCGGGAGGAGAGGCCGGGAAAGATTTTTCACGAAATCAGGCGCGGCGAAATGGCGTGCGCCGAAGAAGTTCCCCACACCCCTTACTACGGCTCGGTTGACGCCACCCTCTGGTTCGTTATTCTTCTCGCCGAAGTGTACTACTGGACGGGGGATCAGGAGTTTTTAGAGGAAATGGCCGGCCCCCTGTACAAGTGTCTGGACTGGTACCGGAAGTACGGCGATCTCGACGGGGACGGTTATGTCGAGTACCTGAGGGAGTCGGAGCACGGGCTCACAAACCAGGGGTGGAAGGACTCCTGGGATGGAGTGGTGGACAAGGACGGGAGCATTCCCCGGGGGCCGCTCGCCCTGGTGGAGGTCCAGGCTTACCTCTACCTTGCGCTCCGGTATGCTGCCGATCTGATGTTCGTCCTGGGTGACTACAGAGAAGGGGCGAAGCTGCACCAGGAGGCCTCCCGGGTGCGGGACAATTTCCTGCGGGATTTCTGGCTGCAGGATGAGGGGTTTCTTGCCTTTTGCCTGGATTACAGGAAGCGCCCCTTGAAAACGATTGTCTCAAATGCGGGGCAGTGCCTTTTCACCGGAATCCTCCCGGCGCCCCAGGCAGAGCAGGTGGCCCACCGCCTGTTCGCCCCAGACCTCTATTCAGGCTGGGGGATCAGAACGATGAGCGCGGCCGAAAAGGCTTACAACCCCATGAGCTACCACAACGGCTCTGTCTGGCCCCACGACAATGCCATAATTGCGCAGGGCCTGCGCCGCTACGGGCAGTTTGCGCTCCTCGATCAGCTTCTCACCGACGTTTTCGAAGCGGCCCTGTTTTTCCCGTACTACCGGCTTCCGGAGCTTTTCTGCGGCTTTGCCCGGCGCGAGGTGGGAGGGCCGGTCCGCTACCCCACCTCCTGTGATCCTCAGGCCTGGGCGGTGGGAAGCATCTTTCTGTTCCTGCGGGCGATGCTGGGTTTAAGCTGCCGGGAAAAAGAGGTCCGGGTGGGGAAGCCCTTTCTCCCGAAGTGGTTGAACGAGCTTTACGTTCAGAATCTTGCGGTGGGGTCGGGGCGCGTCGACCTGGAATTTGCCCGAAGCCGTGGGAAGACCTTTTGCAATGTGATCAGGTGCGAGGGTGATATCAAGGTTACCATCCAGCCTTAA